In Anaerolineales bacterium, the genomic stretch GCGGCGGTCCAAGTGCTGCCGTTGTCCGTCGAGGAGAAGATCACCCCGGCGTGGAACGCGGCGTAGCTCCCATATCCGCCTCCCATGCAACCGGTGGTGAGGAAGATGCGCCCGGTCCAAGGATCGACGTAGATTTCCTCGCGGTCGAAGCCTCCTCGCCGTGGCGCCTTGTTCTTGTCAGCCTGGGGAACGCCGCACTGGCCCGAGAAGATCGACGAAGAGGCCGAATCGATGTCCGGGAGCCGCTCCCAGGATGTGCCGCAGTCGAATGACCGCCACAGGTGAAGCGCACCGCGAATACCATCGGTCCAGGACGGATCCGTGTTGGGATCCTTGCTGTAGACATCCCACCAGGCAGGTTTCGGGGTGAGCGGGGCAACGCTTCCGCCTTGGAGAACGACTAGCAGACCGCCCTTGGGCAGAGTCGTGATCAAGATGTCAGCCGATCCGAACGTGTCGTCCGGGCTGATCGAGAAGGCGGAGGCGGAAAGGGCGGTAACGTTCAGGGTCTGACCGCTCTGGGTAAGGTCCGCGGAGAGGATGCCGGGGAAGTTGTTGTCAGCGGCGGCGATGAAGACCTTTCCTTGCGGGCAGGCGGGGTTCACACCCTCGGGGATGACGGCCGATGCGATCTCGGCGTACGCTTCTGTTGTCTGCCAGATCGTCTCGTCGCCGACCTTTGGGGCCGGGGAAGGCAAGTTGCACCCAGCGAGAGTCATGGCGCTGAGGGCCAGGAATCCGCGGACGATGCCGGATAGGACGACTCTATTCATGACTCTCCGTCCTCCCGATCCAGCCTGCAGCCGGCTGGTCAGGAAATGACCACGTAGATCAAGATCGAGCCTGCACCGCTGTTGGTTTCGTTGCCGGCGGCATCGGCGGCCACGGCGAAGTAGCTCAAGTTGCCTTGGGTGGTGTACGGGCCACCGGTGAAGCTGCAGCCGGTTGAGCTGTTGCAGGTCTTGACCAAGACCGGGAACTGGCCGGGGGCGGTGACCCAGATGTCGATGCGGGTCACGCCGACGTTGTCGCTGGCGTTGGCGTTGAAGGTGATAGTGGAGCCGGTGGGGATCGATCCGCCGGCTGGGCTGAGCGACACGCTGACCGACGGCGGCTGGGTGTCGGGTGCGGGGGGCGAAGTCGGCCGCGGAGGAGCTGACTGCCCGACGACAATCTGAACGTAGAACGGCGTCTGTCCGCTGGCGCCAACGCCGAAGTGCACACCCTGGGGATCACGGATCTGGAAGTCACCGCGGTAGGTGCCGCTAGCACTGGGGGCCACCATGTCCACGGCAAGATCTACTGTGCCGCCCGGCGGAACGGCGGCGGGGATCGCAAGGGGTATGGTGTTGGCCATCGAATCGCCACCGATGAAGACGACCTTGTACGACTCATTCCAGGTGCACGTGCCGTCATTGCGCAGGCGCCAGATCTTAGTGAAGGGCTGGCCAGGGGTCACCTGGGTGTTATCCGGGAAGTTGACGTCGGCAACAAACTTGGCCTTGTCGATGCAGCCGGGTGTGGGAGTCCAGGTCGGCAGGGGGGCGGTGGTGGCTGCGCGGCGCGGGGTCGGGGCCCGGGTGGGCAAGAGAGACCTGGGGGTGCGGCTGGGGACGACGACCGCCGGTGACCCGAGGGCTTCGGCAGGCGGAAGTCCGACCAGTGTGACGGCGGATGAGGTGGTGGCTCCCCAGTCGCCGTTGTGGTTCTGGACGCGGGCGGTGAGGACAAAGTCTCCGGCGTACAACGGGTCCCAATTCACCTTCAACACGACCAGCGGGGCCGTGGGGTCGTCGGGTGGCCGACGTGCCAGCACCTCGCCGTCAACACTGACTTCAACTTCGGCCACGCCGCCGGGGTCCGCCGCATGCAGCACAATCTCCATCGGAGCTACCGGGTGCGAGGAGTCGTGTTGCGGGGCATCGATCCAGGCCTGCGGGCCGGCGGAGCCGGATGGGCCAGTGCAACCGGCGAGCAGCAGGCCGACGACCACGCCGACGATCCATCTCTGGGATGCAATGGAAGGGCCCAACGCGATCTGCTTCGATCTCATCGTTTCCTCCGGTCCGGCCATGATGGCCGGGCGCGCCGGCCGATCGGCGGCGCGGTCAGGGCTGCATCGAGATAAGCGCCGGCCACGTTTGGGAGGCCCCCACCATCCCATCGGCCGTCAATCCGTGATCTGCCTGAAACGCCTTCACGGCGGCTTCCGTCCCACGGCCAAAGAGCCCATCGACGACGATCTCTCCGTAGCCGGCCTTCTCGAGGAGAAGGTGCTGTGCTGCGCGCACGGCATCGCCGCTGCTTCCGAACTGCACGACGACACCCTGGACCAGCGCCGGCCAAGTCTGCCCTCCGACCAGGCCGTCAACCCCCAGGCCTCGCTGCGACTGGAAGGTCCTCACCGCCTGCTCGGTGACCGGCCCGAAGAGCCCGTCGGCCGGGAGGCTTTGACCGTGGTGGCGGAGCAGGTACTGGAGCGCCGCCACTTCCGGCCCCTGGCTGCCCACTTGAAGCACCGGCCAGCCCGCGGCAGACGTACCGGCCGGAGGCGGCGTGGAGGCGGGACCAGTCGCGCCGGAGCAAAGTGCCTGCGCGCCCGGCGCACACCAGGCCACTTCTCCACCGACCATGGTCATGAGTGACTCAATCTCGAGCAGGTCCTCAATAGGCACCGCCCGAGGATCTGCCGAGAGAATCACCAGGTCGGCGAGTTTTCCCGGCGTCAGGCTGCCGCGGGTGTCTTCCTGGAAGATGGAATACGCGGCGTCGATTGTCAGGAGGGGAAGAATCTCTTCGACGCTCAGCGCGTGCTCGACCA encodes the following:
- a CDS encoding NBR1-Ig-like domain-containing protein produces the protein MRSKQIALGPSIASQRWIVGVVVGLLLAGCTGPSGSAGPQAWIDAPQHDSSHPVAPMEIVLHAADPGGVAEVEVSVDGEVLARRPPDDPTAPLVVLKVNWDPLYAGDFVLTARVQNHNGDWGATTSSAVTLVGLPPAEALGSPAVVVPSRTPRSLLPTRAPTPRRAATTAPLPTWTPTPGCIDKAKFVADVNFPDNTQVTPGQPFTKIWRLRNDGTCTWNESYKVVFIGGDSMANTIPLAIPAAVPPGGTVDLAVDMVAPSASGTYRGDFQIRDPQGVHFGVGASGQTPFYVQIVVGQSAPPRPTSPPAPDTQPPSVSVSLSPAGGSIPTGSTITFNANASDNVGVTRIDIWVTAPGQFPVLVKTCNSSTGCSFTGGPYTTQGNLSYFAVAADAAGNETNSGAGSILIYVVIS